One segment of Trachemys scripta elegans isolate TJP31775 chromosome 1, CAS_Tse_1.0, whole genome shotgun sequence DNA contains the following:
- the GPR19 gene encoding probable G-protein coupled receptor 19 → MMFAYGMDISKGSFVIPTVLLPLQNDSLSETSMSLASHEMRDLSKEHRAERNSTVLQYELRPGEIVVASMVFGALWLFSVFGNSLVCLVIHRSRRTQSTTNYFVVSMACADLLISLMSAPFVLLQCTSGRWTLGSVMCKLVRYFQYLTPGVQIYVLLSICVDRFYTIVYPLSFKVSREKAKKMIAASWIFDAAFVSPAFFFYGSSWDNHCNFFLPYSWDGAVYSIIHLLVSFLIPSIFIILFYQKVIKYIWRIGTDGRTVRRTMNIVPRTKVKTIKMFLMLNLVFLLSWLPFYVVQLWHPQETDYRKSSLVFMAITWISFSSSASKPTLYSVYNANFRKGMKETFCMSSMKCYRSNAYTITTSSRIAKKNYVGISEIPAPTKPVTKDSIYDSFDREAKEKKLAWPINSNPPNTFV, encoded by the coding sequence ATGATGTTTGCCTATGGTATGGATATTAGCAAAGGTTCTTTTGTTATCCCAACAGTACTGCTACCACTCCAGAACGACAGCCTCTCTGAAACCTCTATGTCTCTGGCAAGCCATGAGATGAGAGATTTATCCAAGGAACACAGAGCAGAGAGGAACAGTACTGTCTTGCAGTATGAACTGAGACCAGGGGAAATAGTAGTAGCCAGCATGGTTTTTGGAGCATTATGGCTGTTCTCTGTCTTTGGAAATTCCCTCGTTTGCTTAGTGATCCACCGGAGTAGGAGGACTCAGTCTACCACCAACTACTTTGTGGTCTCCATGGCTTGTGCCGATCTCCTCATTAGCCTGATGAGTGCTCCGTTTGTGCTGCTCCAGTGTACGTCTGGCAGGTGGACACTTGGGAGCGTTATGTGCAAGCTAGTGAGATATTTTCAGTATCTCACCCCTGGTGTCCAGATCTATGTGCTGCTGTCTATCTGCGTAGATAGGTTCTACACAATTGTCTACCCTTTGAGTTTCAAAGTGTCCAGAGAAAAAGCCAAGAAAATGATTGCAGCATCTTGGATCTTTGATGCTGCTTTTGTGTCCCCAGCTTTCTTTTTCTATGGCTCCAGTTGGGACAACCATTGCAACTTTTTTCTCCCCTATTCTTGGGATGGAGCTGTCTACAGCATCATCCATCTTTTGGTGAGTTTTTTGATTCCATCCATTTTCATCATCCTATTTtaccaaaaggtcatcaagtacATTTGGAGGATAGGAACCGATGGCAGAACAGTCAGGCGGACCATGAATATAGTCCCAAGGACAAAAGTGAAAACCATCAAGATGTTCCTGATGTTAAATTTAGTATTTCTGCTATCATGGCTCCCTTTTTACGTGGTGCAGCTGTGGCACCCACAGGAGACAGACTACAGAAAGAGTTCTTTGGTTTTCATGGCTATCACTTGGATATCCTTTAGTTCGTCAGCTTCTAAGCCCACCCTGTACTCAGTGTATAATGCAAACTTCAGGAAAGGgatgaaagaaacattttgcatGTCCTCCATGAAATGCTACCGAAGCAATGCATACACCATCACCACCAGTTCAAGGATAGCCAAAAAAAATTATGTTGGAATCTCAGAAATCCCCGCACCAACCAAACCTGTAACCAAAGACTCAATCTATGATTCATTTGACagagaagcaaaggaaaaaaagctTGCTTGGCCTATTAATTCGAACCCACCAAATACATTTGTCTAA